The Schistocerca americana isolate TAMUIC-IGC-003095 chromosome 8, iqSchAmer2.1, whole genome shotgun sequence genome contains the following window.
GCCACTCCTACAACAGCATACTACAAGCCTGAAAAGGTCTCACCTTTTAAGTGTAAGCACAAACCAGCTTGCATGACATTCCTATGAACAAAgctgaactaaaacattcataaaagCTGGACAGCTACATGATGTACTGTATTAAATCTCTGTTCAATACAGGAAACATGTCACTAGAGTTATCATGCATTATGCTCTTTTCACCAATGCTGTCAAGTTACACAATATTTTAAAACTAGGAACAAATGACACTATTGAATGTTTACCAGCACAGAAGACAATTTTCAGCGTCAGACTGCAAAAAACTTTCCACTTTAATGAAGCGCTATTATTCTCCACAAATGTTATTCAGTTTATCATTAACTCTGTAATAAACATTTATGATGGCAGAGAGCACTTTATCTTAATAAACAAATGCTTACCAATTCTGTATCCATTTTTCATCCGTTCATTTCCAAGTTTGCGTGCTTTTAGCAGAAGGTAACCCAAAAGCTGAAACCAGAACAAACACATATCTTAAAACAATATCTACAGTATCTAACTGTCCTAAATATTGCATATGGCATTTCTTTTTACCTCCTTATCATTATCCTCTGCATCTCCAAGCATTGGTATTTGTTTTTTGGGTATAACAAGAAAGTGTACTGGTGCTTGCGGATTTACATCATTAAATGCCAAACACAAGTCATCTTCATAAATAATGTCGGCTGGTATTTCTCTTCTaataattttgtcaaaaattgttGGCCCTTTCACTTTAGTTGC
Protein-coding sequences here:
- the LOC124545447 gene encoding uncharacterized HIT-like protein Synpcc7942_1390 isoform X2: MSDVVTDARHYTSEVEKSKKATKVKGPTIFDKIIRREIPADIIYEDDLCLAFNDVNPQAPVHFLVIPKKQIPMLGDAEDNDKELLGYLLLKARKLGNERMKNGYRIVINNGPDGCQSVYHLHIHVVGGRQLGWPPG